Genomic segment of Oncorhynchus nerka isolate Pitt River linkage group LG10, Oner_Uvic_2.0, whole genome shotgun sequence:
aaaactgaggatggatcaaagcATTtttgttactccacaatactaacctaaatgacaaagtGAGAAGAAAGAAGCTGGAGGATTACCAGGTGGTCTGCGATTGTGGggctggttggacgtacagccaaattctctgaaatgacgttggaggcagcttatggtagagaaattaacattaaattatctagCAACAGCTCGGGTGGACATTCTTGCATGCAAATTGCAcaatccctcaaaacttgagacttctgtggcattgtgttgtgcagttgtgtcacacattTTAAAGTCGCCTTTTAAtctccccagcacaagatgcacctgtgtaatgatcatgctgtttaaatcaGCATCTTAATATGCCCCACCTGTCAAgtggattgattatcttggcaaagaataaATGCACAcacaggtaaaaaaaaatgtgtgcacaaaattggagagCAAAATGCTTTTTGCGCATATCGAcattttctgggattttttttcagctcatgaaacatggtaccaacactttacatgatgcgtttatatttttgttcagtgtatatgagCCAAAAACCAAACATATTCGAGATTTAAAAAGACAATCACAACTTTTGATAGGTAGATTCCAGAATGATTTAAGGTTGAAAAATGTAGTGCCTATATTATATGtacgtgccttcagaaagtattcagaccccttgactttttccactgttacgttacagccttatgctaaaatgaattaaattgtcccctcaatctacacacaataccccaaaatcctaaagcaaaaacagatttttagaaatgtttgctaattttattaatatcacgtttacataagtattcagaccctttactcagtactttgttgaagcacctttggcagcgattacagcctcaactcGTCTTGGGTagaacgctacaagcttggtacacctgtatttggggagttcctcccattcctctttgcagatcctctcaagctctgtcaggctggatggggagcgttgttgcaaagctattttcaggtctctccaaagatgttagaTCAGTTCCAAGTctggctctggttgggccactcaaggacattcagagacttgtaccgaagccactcctggtttgccttggctgtgtgcttagggtcgttgtcctgttggaaggtgaatcttcacccTCAGTCTAAggccctgagcgctctggaacaagttttcatcaaggacctcttgACTTTGCTCCATTTGCATTGATCCTTACTGGTCTACctagtctctgccgctgaaacacatccccacagcatgatgctaccaccaccatgcttcaccgtagggatggtgccaggtttcctccagacgtgatgcttggcattcaggccaaagagttcaatcttggttttatcagaccagaatcttgccctttaggtgtcttttgtcttttggcttccgtttggccactctaccataaaaagcctgattggtagagtgctgcagagatgcttgtccgtctggaaggttctcccatctccacagaggaactccagagcGCTGTTAGagtaaccattgggttcttggtcacctctctgaccaaggcccttctcccccaattgctcagtttggccacgtggccagctctaagaaatggaggccactatgttctcgggtaccttcaatgctgcagacatttttttggcacccttccccagatctgtgcctcgacacaatcttatctcggagctctacggacaattccttcgacctcatggcttggtttttgctctgacatgcactgtcaactgtgaaacCTTATATCAGACatgtgtatgcctttccaaatcacgtccaatcaattgaattgacctcAATTTCGAGTCTGAAAGCAAAGGatgtgaatacttttgtaaataaggtaattgtaatacatttgcaaaaatgtctaaaacctgtttttgctttgtcattatgaggtattgtgtgtagattgctgagagaaaaaaatatatttaatcatttttagaataaggctgtaacataccaaaatgtggaaaaagtcaaggggtctgaatactttccgaaggcactgtatatcagcaCCCTTAAATTAAGTTATTGTACAGAGATGACTTAAAATAGCATTTTAACGTTGATTTAAAGAAAGATAGATTTGGGCAAAAATTAATAGGTTTACACATGTTAAATGGAACAAACCCAATGACATGAAGTTAAACAAAGTTGAGCTTACCTATGTTGCTCCACAGCTTCGTTGTCTGGTAGCTCTGCGCCACACACGTTGCAGCGTTCATGCTGGTTCCTACCGTCTGGCTTCATACCGGCAGCCAGCTCCCCCAACTTGTTGAAGAACTCCCTCTGGATGAAGCTCTGGGGCAGAAGTCCCCCGTAGGCACTGAAGTCCATGGACATGGCCAGGGcaggggacagatggagagaagtggCCATGGAGGCCGGCATGGATAGCATGGTCTCATTTTTATGATTGGTAGGCAGCGAGTACAAGGAGGCCAGGTGTTTCTCGGTCATGCCGGTCATACCCGCCATGGCTTCTAGACCCATTTGGCCGCCATCTGCTTGGGAGTCGCCCATGCCATCCTCCCGGACGTAGTGCAGCTCGCGGGCGCTCGTGATCACACTGCTCCTGGTTGGAGTCCCGGGGCCATCGCGGTTCTTGTCCAACTCGCTGCTCCTTTTGCCATTGCTGGAGGCGCTGGACTCCATGGTTCTGGGGCTCCCATGGCCTCCACCTTCATCCACTTGCATCATCTCAGTCTTGATCTCGGTCATCAATTGGTGGTGGGAGTTTCCTTGAGTCAGGTGCTCGCCCCCAAAGccctgctgcaggagggactggcctATGCTCATCAGGCTGTCCACGGCAGCTTTGGTTGGGCTCATGGTGGAAAGCCCGAAGGATGTGGAAACCGAGGGGCTCTGGTCCACCATACTGGCCAGGGCCGAGGCTTGCTGGACGGCTGAATGGTAGCTCCCCTCCATGGAATGCTTCTTGGCGTTCTTCCCTCCTTGCCTGCAATTGCGCTCATCGTCTTCCTCCGTGCCTTCCTCGTTCATGTTGACCTCCGTGTCGTTGTCGTCTGAGGACTGGATTGTCTCCAGGATCTTGAGGCATTGCTCCTCCAGGTACTCAATTTCCAGGATCTCTGCTGCGTACAGTAGGTCATCCAGGTCTTCCACTTTGGCCTGGAGTGTGGCAGTGTAGGCATACTCCAGTATCTGCTGGAAGGTCTTTGGTGAAAGAAAGTCCAGGGTGTAATGCTGGCTGTTGCGGTGAAACAGGATCTCAAACATCTTGCTGGTGCAGGCCAGCACGGTCCGATGAGCATGGAACTCCTGGCTGTCCACCATGATGACCACATCGCAGAGGGTTCCTGCCAGACGCATCTGGTTAGCCTTCTTCAGCAGGGCCGTGGGGTGGTTAGGGTTCTGGAGCTGGATCATACCCATTTTAGTCAAATCCATAACGTCGCTGAGGTCCGCCAGGCCAACTCATGAGGCTTGCTTTCACTCCTCAGCAGTTTGTTCACTTACCGGTATCTTTGTAAACAAGATAAGGCCAATCTGGAGAGAATGAATAGAGAAAAAGAAAAAAGCACTGAATATTTTAGGAAAATACAGCAGTTTAAAATCTAAATAATTGTTGACTTCTTAAGTCCAATAAACTTCTAATAACTGTTGAATAAGAACAGACCAATATATAAACCTACACTTTAGATTTTTAAAAATCCACACATAGTTCTGCAGTGTTTAGTTAAAATAATAAAATTGCTGTTGTGTTAATTAATGCAGTTTATTATAAAAGCAATTTCAAACCGTAATTGTTACAGTTgcaatcagaagtttacataaaccttagccaaatacatttaaactcagtttctcacaattcctgacatttaatctgagcaaaaattccctgttttaggtcagttaggatcaccattttattttaagaatatgaaatgtcagaataatagtagagagaatgatcttttatttctttcatcacattcccagtgggtcagaagtttacatacactcaattagtatttggtagcattgcctttaaattgtttaacgtgggtcaaaagtttctgatacccttccacaagcttcccacaataagttgggtgaattttggcccattcctcctgacagagctggtgtaactgagtcaggtttgtaggcctccttgctcgctcacgctttttcagttctgcccacacatgttctataggattgaggtcagggctttatgatggctactccaatacctggactttgttgtccttgagccattttgacacaacgttggaagtatgcttggggtcattgtccatttggaagacccatttgcgaccaagctttaacttcctgactgatgtcttgagatgttgcttcaatatattccacatcattttcctacctcatgataccatctattttgtaaagtgcagcagtccctcctgcagcaaagcacccccacaacatgatgctgccacccccgtgcttcacggttgggatggtgttcttcggcttgcaagcctccccctttttcctccaaacataatgatggtcattatggccaaacagttctatttttgtttcatcagagcaggggacatttctccaaaatgaacaatctttgtccccatgtgcagttgcaaaccatagtcttgctttttttaatggcagttttggagcagtggtttcttccttactgagcggcctttcaggttatgtcgatataggactcattttactgtggaatagatatttttgtatctgtttcctccagcatcttcacaacgtcctttgctgttgttctgggattgatttgcactttttgcaccaaaatacgttcatctctaggagacagaacaagtctccttcctgagcggtatgacttgcatactattgtttgtacggatgaacgtggtaccttcagccatttggaaattgctcccaaggatgaaccagactggcggaggtctacaatatttttttctgaggtcttggctgatttcttttgattttcccatgatgtcaagcaaagaggcactgcgtttgaaggtagaccttgaaatacatccacaggtacacctccaattgactcaactgaggtcaattagcctatcagaagcttctaaagccatgacatcattttctggaattttccaagctgtttaaaggcagtgtcaacttagtgtatttaaacGTCTGACctactagaattgtgatacagtgaaataatcggtctgtaaacaattgttagaaaaatgtattttgtcatgcacaaagtagatgtcctaaccaacttgccaaaattatagtttgttaacaagaaatttgtggagtgatcgaaaaacgagttttaatgactccaacttaagtgtatgcaaacttccgacttcaactgtacttggcTTGTATTTCAATTTGATAAAGAACAGCAATTTATCCTTATTTTCTGGGCATTTTAAATTCAATTGTTCTCCTTCAAATAGGCTATACAATAACATGGGACACTTCATAAAAAAGGGGGGAAATTATATGAACATGACATTGAGCTGTTCTTTTCATAAGAAATACAAATATGGACACAACCCTGCTAGGATCGTAAAAATGTCATGCAAAAACATCATACTTGAAATTGATGAACATAGAGCAAATTATCAATTGATAAATAACAGAAGTCAAAAGCCAAGCAGACCTAATAACCCACAGATAAcccacagatatatatatatttttaatcataTATTTTGCCCCTCAATTTATAGTTATCTGACAGGTTGAAGCACATGAACAGCGAAAAATAAGGACCCATGAGAACCTTGCAACACCCTAGTCTTTGTTAGAACGCATTGGTGCTTGGTTCACAAAGACCATCAACACCCATTCTGAAATTAAATGGCATCTTATTCAGTATTCTCATCACAGAGAGGAGCAGTGAGCCGAGGAGGGAGCGAGCAGCGAGCGGCTGCCAGGAATAGTTGGAACAGAGGATGTCGCAAAAGCAAACACCATGCAGCACCAACAAgatgatatcaaatcaaatgttattggtcacatacacatggttagcagatggtaatgcaagtgtagcgaaatgcttgtattgTAAGCATTACATGTCCATATGCCAAAAGTGCAGGTTTATACATGGACAGAATAGTTTCCATATACTGCTTTTACTTGGTTCGGAAGAGTGACATCAGATGCATACTACAGGCGGGAAGTAGGCTAGGCTGTGAGATCAATGACTTGAACACACGTTGGccctgtacagtgccttcagaaattatcCACATCCCTTGactgttacaaagtgggattaaaatggattagcctttttttgtcaacaatctacacaaaatactctcaTGTCAAAGTAGAAGACAAATTCGAACATTTGTAAAAATTAAAAAGTATGGAACATAtgttgattagataagtattcaaccccgagAACAATaagtgttagaatcacctttggcagtgattacagttgtGATTATTTCTGGATAAgagtaagagctttgcacacctgtattgtgtAAGATTAgcctattattattttttttattcttcaagctctgtcgaaTTGGTtgatgatcattgctagacaaccattttatgGTCTTGCCTTAGATTTTCAGCAGATTTAAGTCAGaactaacttggccactcaggatcATTCACTAGCTACGTTTCCATTAACTCGTCCAGTGATTGTTTGTTTGTCGACATTTACAAAGTTTGATTAAAACAAATTGCCTGCAGGGGTGCATTTCCATTTAAAATATCATGTTGATGAATACAGCTGGACGTAATGATGTCACTAacctaaaaaaaatgttttttgaaaGAAATAtagagtgttaaatcaaaatgGTTGAAGTGTTTCCATGACCCATTTAGGCAAATTGCACATTAATAAATTGGCCTGTATTCCCTCACACCTATCGGGTTTAATCGGTTTTAGCCCGCTAAAGCCAGCATAGATAGAAAGCAATAATTTACTATTATTTGCCATGTCCTAATACTTGTCATGTGCCAACGTATCGTTACGGACCGTTCCATGGGGAAACTTGTACTCATGTGTATCTGAAATAATTGGATGGGGAAACTTGTACTCATGTTGATCTGAAATAATTGGATGGGGAAACTTGTACTCATGTTGATCTGAAATAATTGGATGGGGAAACTTGCCAGCCAACCAGAAAGCAAGGTGAAGCAATTCAGGCATTTTTGAAAGTCAGGACAATCTTTGTTTTGCAAATAAAATACTTTATAGTTCAAAAGAATATATTTTTCAAGACGTACGCATTTAGAATGAAATGTGGAATGGAGCTTTATAGTTACGCGGTGAAATCACGTGCCCTAGGTACCTTCAAAATGATTATGCAGTCATCATTTATTATAAAAACACAGTTCCCTAATTCATCTAAATAAATGAAGTTTGACAGAAGGAAAATCCACCCGTCGAATGGATAAACATTTTGTTGATCTTTAGAAAAATGTTCTTTATGTCTCCTATATCTGCTGTTTCCATGACATATGtcacttttgttgttgttgcaacaTTGCTTTGTCAAATAAACAGAAACCTGCCTACTGGGTTAATGGAAACCTTGGTCTTCTTGGTAATCCACtcatgtagatttggccttgtgttttagattatcgtcctgctgaaagatgaattgatttcccagtgtctggtggaaagaagACAACCAGATTTTCTTCTGGGAAGTGCTTAGCTCCAgtctgtttcttttttatcctgaaaaactctgcagtccttaatgattacaagcatacccataacatgatgggtagcactttgtgacattggctgatgtaaaaagggctttataaatacatttgatttatgcAGCCATCACAATGCTTGAACATATGGAGAgtagtactcagtaatgtgttgtattttcccaaaacataacattttgtattcaggacaaaaaaaaaGTGTCCTGAATGTTTCCCAGATGTTTTacattagtgccttgttgcaaacaggatgcatgttttggaattgtTGTATTCTgttcaggcttccttcttttcactgtcaattaggttagtattgtgttgATCCTTAGTGCTCTCCTATCATAGCCATTGAACTAtgaaactgttttaaagtcaccattggcttcatggtgaaatccatgagcggtttcctttctctccggcaactgagttaggaaggacgcctgtatctttgtaataactgcatgtattgatacaccatccaaagtgtaattaataactccaccatgctcaaagggatattcaatgtccgtttgtttttttacccatctaccaataggtgccttcTTTGCAAGggattggaaaacctccctggtctctgtggtTGAAATTCGCTGCGCGGCTGTGgg
This window contains:
- the LOC115136001 gene encoding zinc finger and BTB domain-containing protein 16-A-like isoform X2; the encoded protein is MDLTKMGMIQLQNPNHPTALLKKANQMRLAGTLCDVVIMVDSQEFHAHRTVLACTSKMFEILFHRNSQHYTLDFLSPKTFQQILEYAYTATLQAKVEDLDDLLYAAEILEIEYLEEQCLKILETIQSSDDNDTEVNMNEEGTEEDDERNCRQGGKNAKKHSMEGSYHSAVQQASALASMVDQSPSVSTSFGLSTMSPTKAAVDSLMSIGQSLLQQGFGGEHLTQGNSHHQLMTEIKTEMMQVDEGGGHGSPRTMESSASSNGKRSSELDKNRDGPGTPTRSSVITSARELHYVREDGMGDSQADGGQMGLEAMAGMTGMTEKHLASLYSLPTNHKNETMLSMPASMATSLHLSPALAMSMDFSAYGGLLPQSFIQREFFNKLGELAAGMKPDGRNQHERCNVCGAELPDNEAVEQHRKLHSGMKTYGCELCGKRFLDSLRLRMHLLSHSAGEKAIVCDQCGAQFQKEDALEAHRQIHTGSDMAIFCLLCGKRFQAQPALQQHMEVHAGVRSYICSECNRTFPSHTALKRHLRSHTGDHPYECEFCGSCFRDENTLKGHKRIHTGEKPYECNGCGKRFSLKHQLETHYRVHTGEKPFECKLCHQRSRDYSAMIKHLRTHNGASPYQCTICLEYCPSLSAMQKHMKGHRPEDIPPDWRIEKTYLYLCYV
- the LOC115136001 gene encoding zinc finger and BTB domain-containing protein 16-A-like isoform X1, whose protein sequence is MDLTKMGMIQLQNPNHPTALLKKANQMRLAGTLCDVVIMVDSQEFHAHRTVLACTSKMFEILFHRNSQHYTLDFLSPKTFQQILEYAYTATLQAKVEDLDDLLYAAEILEIEYLEEQCLKILETIQSSDDNDTEVNMNEEGTEEDDERNCRQGGKNAKKHSMEGSYHSAVQQASALASMVDQSPSVSTSFGLSTMSPTKAAVDSLMSIGQSLLQQGFGGEHLTQGNSHHQLMTEIKTEMMQVDEGGGHGSPRTMESSASSNGKRSSELDKNRDGPGTPTRSSVITSARELHYVREDGMGDSQADGGQMGLEAMAGMTGMTEKHLASLYSLPTNHKNETMLSMPASMATSLHLSPALAMSMDFSAYGGLLPQSFIQREFFNKLGELAAGMKPDGRNQHERCNVCGAELPDNEAVEQHRKLHSGMKTYGCELCGKRFLDSLRLRMHLLSHSAGEKAIVCDQCGAQFQKEDALEAHRQIHTGSDMAIFCLLCGKRFQAQPALQQHMEVHAGVRSYICSECNRTFPSHTALKRHLRSHTAGDHPYECEFCGSCFRDENTLKGHKRIHTGEKPYECNGCGKRFSLKHQLETHYRVHTGEKPFECKLCHQRSRDYSAMIKHLRTHNGASPYQCTICLEYCPSLSAMQKHMKGHRPEDIPPDWRIEKTYLYLCYV